The proteins below come from a single Micropterus dolomieu isolate WLL.071019.BEF.003 ecotype Adirondacks linkage group LG05, ASM2129224v1, whole genome shotgun sequence genomic window:
- the LOC123971752 gene encoding protein shisa-like-2A yields MSSDCESYYSKENVFVEGFTCPKADSDTTALFCCGFSDLKYCCDDPNSFFPYEYGYMWWLSLGALVGLSVAAVVLLAFIITLCVLCYLFITTKPRGLDNGLPLRAPGSTSSPQGPEPSHTSAHAGPQGLRKHFMRGKLDCDNQPPDPDRLFQRCFMATVTSINVEGPA; encoded by the exons ATGAGCTCGGACTGCGAAAGTTACTACAGCAAAGAAAACGTGTTCGTGGAGGGCTTCACGTGTCCGAAAGCAGACAGTGACACCACGGCACTTTTCTGCTGCGGGTTCAGTGACTTGAAGTACTGTTGTGATGACCCCAACAGCTTTTTCCCCTACGAATATGGATACATGTGGTGGTTAAG tcttgGAGCTCTTGTGGGTCTCTCTGTGGCAGCAGTGGTTCTTCTCGCCTTCATCATcactctctgtgtcctctgctaTCTGTTCATCACCACTAAACCGAGAGGACTGGACAACGGGCTGCCGCTCAGAGCACCAG GCTCTACGTCGAGTCCACAAGGACCAGAACCCAGTCATACCAGTGCACATGCTGGCCCACAAGGCCTCAGGAAACACTTCATGAGGGGCAAGCTGGACTGCGACAACCAGCCCCCGGACCCTGACCGCCTTTTCCAGCGTTGTTTCATGGCTACTGTGACCTCTATCAACGTGGAGGGTCCTGCATAG
- the lg05h19orf44 gene encoding uncharacterized protein C19orf44 homolog isoform X1: MWKRGGRSSALDRAQALLSAKRNSRGDAEPVQGSTAKTRVHAGAVGRSVETRSAPRNAHTPFSDVSDLSSVSSAPEDGAHTVHTAAAAGKTQGKEGDITKDLRPQSSLGGGGSRFLKKAPPTAKNSSQSPVSRSQLQQVPEPRYVSSSQRGSQTAALSRLAQIESRIHTRKQARQGPVPAENLTSDLEISQPPAAQSLEASVQLSAQSSSDQSLRGNRFLKKNVAVAVNNSAVARSPEGTDVGVRSRSRAADAVVPLVGSDIKSVRVVSGVSLESDEEDMRKLLGDSLDSMDNSFLLAGRHSSKRSADKMLSQSNPKVHSTPPLAAVPPASSSNKSPPRSPASPSRRSSPFRFTGQAQARFSPSVLSPSPSPACVSPQRSLSSMSGRSEVLSLAELFPVGPGSPDPHSELSALSSEDFKINVMTLDDLVPANLGFTEETPGKEREASSPLPGSVNRHQQLARSKEREKEEEEQQQQEDQLDYQSDFESECRTEPDYSASQVSEHVQVDGDEEEVLSEVREEASDSNMSCGRTDDDYSSTFSDTSRCYASRTSDGSQTLNRGRDSRSSVSHGSRTLSRQSGRRASTRKALKEAAVQTQTDPVAYTWPAGMATFGPALGMTYMDPTPVVAHTLSAEIVEARSNFNPAVFALNEMLKQQLAMTRRYIESSRRLHSSLVQSLEPPNYRYTTLEETKEYIRKHRPSKLTMEEALQEVLQEMRDYHHI, translated from the exons ATGTGGAAACGGGGCGGTCGAAGCTCTGCTCTGGACCGAGCTCAGGCACTGCTGTCCGCGAAGAGGAACAGCAGAGGGGACGCAGAGCCCGTGCAGGGGTCTACAGCCAAAACACGGGTACATGCG GGTGCTGTGGGTCGGTCTGTGGAAACCAGATCTGCTCCCCGAAATGCACACACTCCTTTCTCAGATGTGAGTGACCTGTCTTCAGTCAGCTCAGCTCCTGAGGATGGTGCACACACTGtgcacactgctgctgctgctgggaagACCCAGGGAAAAGAGGGGGATATTACCAAG GATCTCAGACCTCAGAGCTCTCTGGGTGGGGGAGGGAGCAGGTTCTTGAAGAAGGCTCCACCAACTGCAAAAAACAGCAGCCAGTCACCTGTCAGCAGGAGCCAACTGCAGCAGGTGCCTGAACCCAG ATATGTGTCATCTTCCCAGCGAGGTTCCCAGACTGCTGCTCTGAGCAGACTGGCTCAAATTGAGAGCCGCATCCACACCCGCAAGCAGGCCAGACAGGGGCCAGTACCTGCGGAGAATCTAACCTCAGACTTGGAAATCTCACAGCCACCAGCTGCCCAGTCCCTTGAGGCCTCTGTGCAACTCTCAGCACAGTCCAGCAGTGACCAGAGCCTGAGGGGGAATCGTTTCCTCAAAAAAAACGTAGCTGTAGCTGTTAATAATAGTGCTGTTGCCAGGTCTCCAGAAGGCACAGATGTTGGTGTCCGGTCTAGGTCCAGAGCTGCTGATGCTGTAGTCCCTTTGGTGGGTTCTGACATTAAGTCAGTGAGAGTAGTGAGTGGTGTGAGTCTGGAAAGTGATGAAGAGGACATGAGGAAACTGCTTGGAGACTCGTTGGATTCAATGGACAACAGCTTCTTATTAGCAGGGAGACACTCTTCCAAAAGATCAGCAGACAAG ATGTTGAGCCAAAGCAATCCGAAGGTCCACTCCACACCCCCTCTCGCTGCTGTCCCTCCCGCATCCTCCTCCAACAAATCGCCACCTCGCTCCCCTGCATCTCCTTCTCGCCGCAGTTCTCCTTTTCGATTCACCGGCCAGGCTCAGGCCCGCTTCAGCCCCTCTGTGCTCTCCCCATCCCCGTCTCCCGCCTGCGTCTCTCCACAGCGCTCCCTCTCGTCCATGTCAGGCCGCAGTGAGGTTCTCTCTCTGGCAGAGCTCTTCCCCGTTGGGCCTGGCTCTCCAGATCCCCACAGTGAGCTGAGTGCACTTTCTTCTGAAG ACTTCAAGATAAATGTGATGACGTTAGACGACCTTGTCCCTGCTAACCTTGGATTTACTGAGGAAACACCAGGAAAGGAG AGAGAAGCCAGCTCCCCTCTTCCTGGATCTGTGAACAGACATCAACAGTTGGCAAGATctaaggagagggagaaagaagaggaagagcagcagcagcaggaggaccAGCTGGACTACCAAAGTGACTTTGAGAGTGAGTGCAGGACAGAACCAGATTACAGTGCCAGCCAGGTTTCAGAGCATGTGCAAGTGGATGGAGACGAAGAGGAGGTGCTATCGGAGGTCAGAGAAGAGGCTTCAGATTCAAACATGTCCTGTGGGAGAACAGACGATGATTACTCAAGCACTTTCTCAGATACAAGTCGCTGCTACGCCTCACGGACTTCAGATGGCAGTCAAACACTCAACAGAGGCAGGGACTCAAGATCCTCTGTATCACATGGCAGCCGAACCTTATCTCGCCAGTCAGGGAGGCGCGCTTCAACCAGGAAGGCTTTAAAAGAGGCGGCAGTACAGACTCAGACTGATCCAGTGGCTTACACATGGCCTGCCG GTATGGCGACTTTTGGTCCTGCATTGGGTATGACCTACATGGATCCCACCCCAGTGGTCGCTCATACTCTCAGTGCAGAAATTGTGGAAG CTCGTAGCAACTTTAATCCAGCTGTATTTGCACTCAACGAAATGCTGAAACAGCAACTTGCCATGACAAGGCGGTACATCGAAAGCAGCCGACGTCTTCACTCCAGCCTGGTGCAGAGCCTGGAACCACCAAACTATAGATACACCACACTGGAGGAAACCAAGGAG TACATTCGCAAGCACAGGCCTTCCAAACTGACAATGGAGGAGGCCTTACAGGAGGTGCTGCAGGAGATGAGAGACTACCATCATATCTGA
- the akr1a1b gene encoding aldo-keto reductase family 1 member A1-B isoform X1 — MQSFKCQVLKQMFRRLCFDTGKRVLLRDMNDFAVLNTGRKMPLLGLGTWKSEPGKVKQAVVWALEAGYRHIDCASIYGNEFEIGEALQETLGPSKALRREDVFITSKLWNTHHHPEDVKPALLKTLKDLKLEYLDLYLIHWPYAFQQGDVPFPKKEDGTLLYDNIDYKLTWAAMEKLVGEGLVRSIGLSNFNSRQIDDILSVSSIKPTVLQVESHPYLAQVELLAHCRDRGVVMTAYSPLGSPDRAWKHPDEPVLLQEPVIATLAEKYKKSPAQIILRWQTQRGVVTIPKSVTESRIKENIQVFDFTLEAEELKSISALNKGWRYIVPMVEVEGQRVPRDAGHPHYPFNDPY, encoded by the exons ATGCAGTCATTTAAATGTCAGGTTCTAAAGCAGATGTTCCGTCGCTTATGCTTTGACACAGGCAAGCGG GTGCTTCTGAGAGACATGAATGACTTTGCAGTTCTCAACACAGGGCGGAAGATGCCCCTCCTTGGACTGGGAACATGGAAGAGTGAGCCAGGAAAG GTGAAACAAGCAGTTGTTTGGGCCTTGGAGGCGGGGTATCGCCACATTGACTGTGCATCCATCTATGGCAACGAGTTTGAGATTGGTGAAGCCCTACAGGAGACACTCGGACCCAGCAAG GCCCTGAGACGAGAGGATGTGTTCATCACATCCAAGCTGTGGAACACGCACCATCACCCAGAGGACGTGAAGCCGGCCCTCCTGAAGACCCTGAAGGACCTGAAGCTGGAGTACCTGGACCTCTACCTCATCCACTGGCCCTACGCCTTCCA ACAAGGAGACGTTCCTTTCCCCAAAAAGGAGGACGGCACCCTGCTGTATGACAACATAGACTACAAGCTGACCTGGGCTGCCATGGAGAAGCTGGTGGGGGAGGGGCTCGTCAGATCCATTGGCCTGTCCAACTTCAACAGTCGGCAGATTGATGACATCCTGTCTGTCTCCAGCATCAAGCCCACTGTCCTACAG GTGGAGAGCCACCCCTACCTGGCCCAGGTCGAGCTGCTGGCCCACTGTCGGGACCGGGGCGTGGTGATGACAGCCTACAGCCCTCTGGGCTCTCCTGACCGAGCCTGGAAACACCCGGATGAACCTGTGCTGCTTCAGGAGCCTGTGATCGCCACCCTGgcagagaaatacaaaaaatcCCCTGCTCAGATTATCCTGAG GTGGCAGACACAACGAGGAGTGGTAACAATCCCGAAAAGTGTTACGGAGTCCCGTATCAAAGAGAACATTCAG GTGTTTGACTTTACCCTTGAAGCAGAGGAACTGAAAAGTATTTCAGCACTGAACAAAGGCTGGCGCTACATTGTACCAATGGTCGAA GTGGAGGGACAACGCGTTCCCAGGGATGCAGGCCATCCTCACTACCCTTTCAACGACCCCTACTGA
- the lg05h19orf44 gene encoding uncharacterized protein C19orf44 homolog isoform X2 — MWKRGGRSSALDRAQALLSAKRNSRGDAEPVQGSTAKTRGAVGRSVETRSAPRNAHTPFSDVSDLSSVSSAPEDGAHTVHTAAAAGKTQGKEGDITKDLRPQSSLGGGGSRFLKKAPPTAKNSSQSPVSRSQLQQVPEPRYVSSSQRGSQTAALSRLAQIESRIHTRKQARQGPVPAENLTSDLEISQPPAAQSLEASVQLSAQSSSDQSLRGNRFLKKNVAVAVNNSAVARSPEGTDVGVRSRSRAADAVVPLVGSDIKSVRVVSGVSLESDEEDMRKLLGDSLDSMDNSFLLAGRHSSKRSADKMLSQSNPKVHSTPPLAAVPPASSSNKSPPRSPASPSRRSSPFRFTGQAQARFSPSVLSPSPSPACVSPQRSLSSMSGRSEVLSLAELFPVGPGSPDPHSELSALSSEDFKINVMTLDDLVPANLGFTEETPGKEREASSPLPGSVNRHQQLARSKEREKEEEEQQQQEDQLDYQSDFESECRTEPDYSASQVSEHVQVDGDEEEVLSEVREEASDSNMSCGRTDDDYSSTFSDTSRCYASRTSDGSQTLNRGRDSRSSVSHGSRTLSRQSGRRASTRKALKEAAVQTQTDPVAYTWPAGMATFGPALGMTYMDPTPVVAHTLSAEIVEARSNFNPAVFALNEMLKQQLAMTRRYIESSRRLHSSLVQSLEPPNYRYTTLEETKEYIRKHRPSKLTMEEALQEVLQEMRDYHHI; from the exons ATGTGGAAACGGGGCGGTCGAAGCTCTGCTCTGGACCGAGCTCAGGCACTGCTGTCCGCGAAGAGGAACAGCAGAGGGGACGCAGAGCCCGTGCAGGGGTCTACAGCCAAAACACGG GGTGCTGTGGGTCGGTCTGTGGAAACCAGATCTGCTCCCCGAAATGCACACACTCCTTTCTCAGATGTGAGTGACCTGTCTTCAGTCAGCTCAGCTCCTGAGGATGGTGCACACACTGtgcacactgctgctgctgctgggaagACCCAGGGAAAAGAGGGGGATATTACCAAG GATCTCAGACCTCAGAGCTCTCTGGGTGGGGGAGGGAGCAGGTTCTTGAAGAAGGCTCCACCAACTGCAAAAAACAGCAGCCAGTCACCTGTCAGCAGGAGCCAACTGCAGCAGGTGCCTGAACCCAG ATATGTGTCATCTTCCCAGCGAGGTTCCCAGACTGCTGCTCTGAGCAGACTGGCTCAAATTGAGAGCCGCATCCACACCCGCAAGCAGGCCAGACAGGGGCCAGTACCTGCGGAGAATCTAACCTCAGACTTGGAAATCTCACAGCCACCAGCTGCCCAGTCCCTTGAGGCCTCTGTGCAACTCTCAGCACAGTCCAGCAGTGACCAGAGCCTGAGGGGGAATCGTTTCCTCAAAAAAAACGTAGCTGTAGCTGTTAATAATAGTGCTGTTGCCAGGTCTCCAGAAGGCACAGATGTTGGTGTCCGGTCTAGGTCCAGAGCTGCTGATGCTGTAGTCCCTTTGGTGGGTTCTGACATTAAGTCAGTGAGAGTAGTGAGTGGTGTGAGTCTGGAAAGTGATGAAGAGGACATGAGGAAACTGCTTGGAGACTCGTTGGATTCAATGGACAACAGCTTCTTATTAGCAGGGAGACACTCTTCCAAAAGATCAGCAGACAAG ATGTTGAGCCAAAGCAATCCGAAGGTCCACTCCACACCCCCTCTCGCTGCTGTCCCTCCCGCATCCTCCTCCAACAAATCGCCACCTCGCTCCCCTGCATCTCCTTCTCGCCGCAGTTCTCCTTTTCGATTCACCGGCCAGGCTCAGGCCCGCTTCAGCCCCTCTGTGCTCTCCCCATCCCCGTCTCCCGCCTGCGTCTCTCCACAGCGCTCCCTCTCGTCCATGTCAGGCCGCAGTGAGGTTCTCTCTCTGGCAGAGCTCTTCCCCGTTGGGCCTGGCTCTCCAGATCCCCACAGTGAGCTGAGTGCACTTTCTTCTGAAG ACTTCAAGATAAATGTGATGACGTTAGACGACCTTGTCCCTGCTAACCTTGGATTTACTGAGGAAACACCAGGAAAGGAG AGAGAAGCCAGCTCCCCTCTTCCTGGATCTGTGAACAGACATCAACAGTTGGCAAGATctaaggagagggagaaagaagaggaagagcagcagcagcaggaggaccAGCTGGACTACCAAAGTGACTTTGAGAGTGAGTGCAGGACAGAACCAGATTACAGTGCCAGCCAGGTTTCAGAGCATGTGCAAGTGGATGGAGACGAAGAGGAGGTGCTATCGGAGGTCAGAGAAGAGGCTTCAGATTCAAACATGTCCTGTGGGAGAACAGACGATGATTACTCAAGCACTTTCTCAGATACAAGTCGCTGCTACGCCTCACGGACTTCAGATGGCAGTCAAACACTCAACAGAGGCAGGGACTCAAGATCCTCTGTATCACATGGCAGCCGAACCTTATCTCGCCAGTCAGGGAGGCGCGCTTCAACCAGGAAGGCTTTAAAAGAGGCGGCAGTACAGACTCAGACTGATCCAGTGGCTTACACATGGCCTGCCG GTATGGCGACTTTTGGTCCTGCATTGGGTATGACCTACATGGATCCCACCCCAGTGGTCGCTCATACTCTCAGTGCAGAAATTGTGGAAG CTCGTAGCAACTTTAATCCAGCTGTATTTGCACTCAACGAAATGCTGAAACAGCAACTTGCCATGACAAGGCGGTACATCGAAAGCAGCCGACGTCTTCACTCCAGCCTGGTGCAGAGCCTGGAACCACCAAACTATAGATACACCACACTGGAGGAAACCAAGGAG TACATTCGCAAGCACAGGCCTTCCAAACTGACAATGGAGGAGGCCTTACAGGAGGTGCTGCAGGAGATGAGAGACTACCATCATATCTGA
- the akr1a1b gene encoding aldo-keto reductase family 1 member A1-B isoform X2 translates to MNDFAVLNTGRKMPLLGLGTWKSEPGKVKQAVVWALEAGYRHIDCASIYGNEFEIGEALQETLGPSKALRREDVFITSKLWNTHHHPEDVKPALLKTLKDLKLEYLDLYLIHWPYAFQQGDVPFPKKEDGTLLYDNIDYKLTWAAMEKLVGEGLVRSIGLSNFNSRQIDDILSVSSIKPTVLQVESHPYLAQVELLAHCRDRGVVMTAYSPLGSPDRAWKHPDEPVLLQEPVIATLAEKYKKSPAQIILRWQTQRGVVTIPKSVTESRIKENIQVFDFTLEAEELKSISALNKGWRYIVPMVEVEGQRVPRDAGHPHYPFNDPY, encoded by the exons ATGAATGACTTTGCAGTTCTCAACACAGGGCGGAAGATGCCCCTCCTTGGACTGGGAACATGGAAGAGTGAGCCAGGAAAG GTGAAACAAGCAGTTGTTTGGGCCTTGGAGGCGGGGTATCGCCACATTGACTGTGCATCCATCTATGGCAACGAGTTTGAGATTGGTGAAGCCCTACAGGAGACACTCGGACCCAGCAAG GCCCTGAGACGAGAGGATGTGTTCATCACATCCAAGCTGTGGAACACGCACCATCACCCAGAGGACGTGAAGCCGGCCCTCCTGAAGACCCTGAAGGACCTGAAGCTGGAGTACCTGGACCTCTACCTCATCCACTGGCCCTACGCCTTCCA ACAAGGAGACGTTCCTTTCCCCAAAAAGGAGGACGGCACCCTGCTGTATGACAACATAGACTACAAGCTGACCTGGGCTGCCATGGAGAAGCTGGTGGGGGAGGGGCTCGTCAGATCCATTGGCCTGTCCAACTTCAACAGTCGGCAGATTGATGACATCCTGTCTGTCTCCAGCATCAAGCCCACTGTCCTACAG GTGGAGAGCCACCCCTACCTGGCCCAGGTCGAGCTGCTGGCCCACTGTCGGGACCGGGGCGTGGTGATGACAGCCTACAGCCCTCTGGGCTCTCCTGACCGAGCCTGGAAACACCCGGATGAACCTGTGCTGCTTCAGGAGCCTGTGATCGCCACCCTGgcagagaaatacaaaaaatcCCCTGCTCAGATTATCCTGAG GTGGCAGACACAACGAGGAGTGGTAACAATCCCGAAAAGTGTTACGGAGTCCCGTATCAAAGAGAACATTCAG GTGTTTGACTTTACCCTTGAAGCAGAGGAACTGAAAAGTATTTCAGCACTGAACAAAGGCTGGCGCTACATTGTACCAATGGTCGAA GTGGAGGGACAACGCGTTCCCAGGGATGCAGGCCATCCTCACTACCCTTTCAACGACCCCTACTGA